Proteins co-encoded in one Fusarium musae strain F31 chromosome 3, whole genome shotgun sequence genomic window:
- the FES1_2 gene encoding hsp70 nucleotide exchange factor fes1 (EggNog:ENOG41~BUSCO:EOG09264MIL): MATLATASRLCLRTAAKPAVPAVRALSTTAVRTDSASASGYSSPFKFQGESKGAQIPNFGKYVSSGDETKNKLYSYFMVGALGAVSAAGAKSTVQEFLVNMSASADVLAMAKVEVDLSSIPEGKNVIIKWRGKPVFIRHRTQDEIDQANKVNISALRDPEEDSARVKNPEWLIMLGVCTHLGCVPIGEAGDYGGWFCPCHGSHYDISGRIRKGPAPLNLEIPEYDFPEDGKLVVG, encoded by the exons ATGGCGACCCTCGCGACCGCTTCTCGTCTCTGCTTGCGCACGGCTGCAAAGCCCGCCGTCCCTGCTGTGCGCGCCCTCAGCACCACCGCCGTTCGAACCGACAGCGCGTCCGCCTCCGGATACTCCAGCCCTTTCAAATTCCAGGGTGAGAGCAAGGGTGCTCAGATTCCCAACTTTGGGAAATACGTCTCCTCCGGCGACGAGACGAAGAACAAGCTCTACTCGTACTTCATGGTCGGTGCTCTCGGTGCCGTCAGTGCTGCTGGAGCCAAGAGCACAGTTCAGG AGTTCCTGGTCAACATGTCTGCTTCCGCCGACGTTCtggccatggccaaggttgaggttgatctgAGCTCTATCCCTGAGGGCAAGAAC GTTATCATCAAGTGGCGAGGCAAGCCCGTTTTCATCCGACACCGAACCCAAGACGAGATCGACCAGGCAAACAAGGTCAACATCTCTGCTCTTCGTGATCCCGAGGAGGACAGCGCCCGTGTCAAGAACCCCGAGTGGCTTATCATGTTGG GTGTCTGCACCCACTTGGGTTGTGTCCCCATTGGCGAGGCCGGTGACTACGGCGGTTGGTTCTGCCCTTGCCACGGTTCTCACTACGATATCTCCGGCCGAATAAGGAAGGGTCCTGCCCCTCTCAACCTCGAGATTCCCGAGTACGATTTCCCCGAGGATGGCAAGCTGGTCGTCGGTTAA